A genomic stretch from Patescibacteria group bacterium includes:
- the mrdA gene encoding penicillin-binding protein 2 — protein MDNPFSIREDRISKPFLSRDKRISWTEGMFEENGDQKIKIDRPEAAFLGLSISPGRLKLFGIILVFFILILIGRSFYLQIIEGRYYHDLAEGNRIKIITVKAKRGVVFDRNGKQLVKNIPSYNLLLIPAELPKEKDRMENVLERTAGLAGVSIDEIKEKIDANKKYPYQPIVLRQGIDYGQIIQFTINQFDLPGVLLEEGAQRQYLLSDGDKKTISLSHVFGYTGFLTQEEYEEKRSHDYFLNDSIGKTGLELVNEKELRGNNGKKQVEVDARGREVQTITENSAKAGRDLTLNIDYELQAKAEEALQSILTQYNKKRGAVVALDPRNGKVLALVSLPAYNANDFAAGISSAKYAELLADQNKPIFNRVVSGVYPSGSTIKPVMATAALSENIITANTSFNSTGGISIGQWFFPDWKAGGHGITNVYKAIAESVNTFFYMIGGGFPTGGNPTAGYEFNGLGPEKIAEWLEKFGLGKKSGIDSNNEADGFVPTVQWKNETAKEQWYLGDTYNLSIGQGNLLVTPIQVANWTAIIANGGTMYQPQIVGSIGEENISPLVVSSNIAPAQNLAIVRQGMREAVLAGSARSFAELPIKVAAKTGTAQWNSNKANHAWFTCFAPYRDPQIVITVLVEEGEEGSRTAAAVARELMRFYATDFQK, from the coding sequence ATGGATAATCCTTTTAGTATTCGCGAAGATAGAATTTCAAAACCTTTTTTAAGTCGGGATAAGAGAATATCTTGGACAGAGGGTATGTTCGAAGAAAACGGTGATCAAAAAATCAAAATAGATCGTCCGGAAGCTGCTTTTTTGGGTCTAAGTATCAGTCCTGGCAGATTGAAATTATTTGGGATAATTTTAGTTTTTTTTATTTTGATTTTGATTGGTCGTAGTTTTTATTTGCAAATTATTGAGGGTCGTTACTACCATGATTTAGCGGAAGGAAATCGTATAAAAATAATTACGGTTAAGGCTAAAAGAGGAGTCGTTTTTGATCGTAACGGAAAACAACTGGTAAAAAACATACCAAGCTATAATTTACTTTTAATACCAGCGGAATTACCCAAAGAAAAAGATCGGATGGAAAATGTTTTAGAAAGAACAGCTGGTTTAGCAGGTGTTAGTATTGATGAAATAAAGGAGAAGATCGACGCCAATAAAAAATATCCTTATCAGCCGATAGTTTTAAGGCAAGGTATAGATTATGGTCAGATTATTCAATTTACCATCAATCAATTTGATCTGCCGGGAGTTTTGTTGGAAGAAGGTGCGCAGAGACAATATTTATTAAGTGATGGCGATAAAAAAACCATTTCCTTATCGCATGTTTTTGGTTATACTGGCTTTTTGACTCAGGAAGAATATGAAGAAAAGCGCAGTCATGATTATTTTTTAAATGACAGCATCGGAAAAACCGGCTTGGAATTAGTTAACGAAAAAGAACTGAGAGGGAATAACGGTAAAAAACAAGTAGAGGTTGATGCTCGGGGTAGGGAAGTGCAAACAATAACTGAAAATTCAGCTAAAGCGGGTAGGGATTTGACTCTTAATATTGATTATGAATTACAGGCTAAGGCAGAGGAGGCGTTACAGAGTATTCTGACGCAATATAATAAAAAACGTGGGGCAGTTGTTGCTCTTGATCCGCGAAACGGGAAGGTTTTAGCGCTTGTTTCCTTGCCGGCTTACAACGCCAATGATTTTGCCGCAGGAATATCTAGCGCTAAATACGCCGAGCTTTTAGCTGATCAAAATAAACCAATATTCAATCGCGTGGTATCTGGTGTTTATCCTTCCGGTTCAACTATCAAGCCGGTGATGGCGACCGCCGCTTTAAGTGAAAATATAATTACGGCTAACACCAGTTTTAATAGTACCGGTGGTATCAGTATAGGACAGTGGTTTTTTCCCGATTGGAAAGCTGGCGGTCATGGTATAACTAATGTTTATAAAGCCATTGCCGAGTCAGTTAATACGTTTTTTTATATGATTGGAGGAGGCTTTCCTACTGGTGGCAATCCTACCGCTGGTTATGAATTTAACGGTTTGGGTCCGGAAAAAATAGCTGAGTGGTTGGAAAAATTTGGCTTAGGAAAAAAATCCGGTATTGATTCAAATAATGAGGCAGACGGTTTTGTACCAACAGTGCAATGGAAAAATGAAACCGCTAAAGAACAGTGGTATTTGGGTGATACTTACAATTTATCTATTGGACAGGGTAATTTGCTGGTTACGCCGATTCAGGTGGCAAATTGGACGGCTATTATTGCTAACGGTGGAACGATGTATCAGCCGCAAATAGTAGGTAGTATCGGAGAGGAAAATATTTCACCATTGGTTGTCAGCTCTAATATAGCTCCAGCGCAAAATTTAGCAATTGTACGTCAGGGTATGCGTGAAGCCGTGCTTGCTGGTTCGGCCAGGTCTTTTGCCGAGTTACCAATCAAAGTGGCGGCAAAAACCGGTACAGCGCAATGGAACAGTAATAAAGCTAATCACGCTTGGTTTACCTGCTTTGCTCCATACCGCGATCCACAAATTGTTATTACTGTGTTGGTCGAAGAAGGTGAAGAGGGCAGCCGCACAGCAGCGGCAGTAGCTAGAGAATTAATGAGATTTTATGCCACTGACTTTCAAAAATAA
- the mreC gene encoding rod shape-determining protein MreC, which yields MYQVGYKRITKWWIAIGVIALLFVFLYFSGGLSYIVGFISRIFSPVQTGFYTAATAVGSGKSKRDLILENQELQKKIEQITLDSSQLKNLEIENQILREQLNFLEGQQYKYILSRVVSRSAASNLSAVIINRGKNNGVVEGSPVIAGEGILIGRIIEVEDNFSTVMLLNDDQVRVAATIQNQEQTLGVVEGEHGLSVKMEMIPRDENVKVGDTIITSGLQYRIPQGLLIGSVEKIDTTSSELFSRAYINPLVDYRQLNIVTVLVL from the coding sequence ATGTATCAAGTGGGGTATAAACGGATAACTAAATGGTGGATAGCTATCGGGGTGATAGCGTTATTATTTGTTTTTTTATATTTTAGCGGTGGGTTAAGTTATATTGTCGGTTTTATTTCCAGGATTTTTTCACCGGTTCAGACTGGTTTTTATACTGCAGCCACTGCAGTCGGTAGCGGTAAGAGTAAAAGAGATTTAATATTGGAAAACCAAGAATTGCAGAAGAAAATAGAGCAAATTACCCTTGATTCTTCTCAATTAAAAAATTTGGAAATAGAAAATCAAATCTTGAGAGAGCAACTTAATTTTTTAGAAGGACAGCAGTATAAATATATTTTATCCCGTGTTGTTTCTCGTTCGGCAGCAAGTAATCTTTCTGCGGTTATTATCAATAGAGGCAAGAATAATGGTGTGGTAGAAGGTTCCCCAGTGATCGCCGGTGAGGGGATTTTGATCGGACGTATCATCGAAGTTGAAGATAATTTTTCAACCGTTATGTTATTAAATGACGACCAGGTTCGCGTTGCTGCTACAATTCAAAACCAGGAGCAAACTCTAGGTGTGGTTGAAGGTGAACACGGTTTGAGCGTAAAGATGGAAATGATTCCCCGCGATGAAAATGTCAAAGTAGGTGATACTATTATTACTTCTGGCTTGCAATATAGAATTCCTCAAGGCTTATTGATTGGTAGTGTGGAAAAGATTGATACTACTTCTAGTGAACTTTTTTCTCGGGCCTATATTAATCCTCTTGTTGATTATAGACAGCTTAATATTGTAACGGTTTTGGTTTTATAA
- a CDS encoding rod shape-determining protein gives MFLIDRLLGYFSKDLGIDLGTANTLVYVMGKGIVINEPSVVAINNRTEQIVAVGANAQKMIGKAPPHITVSRPLVNGVISDFEVAEKMLKFFIDRVHSESFSLFPRPRVVIGVPLDITEVERKAAEDAVLAAGARQVFLVEEAMAAAIGARMPVQEAIGNLVVDIGGGTTEIAVISLGGIVTSRVITVAGDEMNRNIVQYARENFNLLLGEPVAEEIKKRIGSAGELKDKLDMEMRGRDLVSGLPKEIMVTDGQIREALSRSVKIIIENIKAALEITPPDLVADIYERGMVLTGGGALLKNLDKIISKATQIPVRVADDPLTCVARGTGMILEDLENLKDLLIPLTTDE, from the coding sequence ATGTTTTTAATCGATAGATTGTTGGGATATTTTTCCAAAGATTTAGGTATTGATCTGGGAACAGCCAATACCTTAGTTTATGTTATGGGTAAAGGCATTGTTATTAACGAGCCTTCCGTCGTCGCAATCAATAATCGTACCGAACAAATCGTGGCGGTCGGAGCCAATGCTCAAAAAATGATTGGTAAGGCGCCACCGCATATCACTGTTTCTCGACCATTGGTCAATGGTGTTATTTCTGATTTTGAAGTTGCCGAAAAAATGCTAAAATTTTTTATTGACCGTGTTCACTCGGAAAGTTTTTCCTTGTTTCCCCGACCGCGAGTGGTTATTGGTGTGCCTCTTGATATTACCGAGGTGGAGCGTAAAGCGGCTGAAGACGCCGTACTGGCGGCAGGAGCACGGCAAGTCTTTTTAGTTGAAGAAGCGATGGCGGCGGCTATCGGCGCGCGTATGCCGGTTCAAGAAGCGATCGGCAACTTGGTGGTCGATATCGGTGGTGGTACTACTGAAATTGCGGTTATTTCTTTAGGTGGTATAGTAACCTCCAGAGTAATTACCGTGGCAGGAGATGAAATGAACAGAAATATTGTTCAGTATGCTAGAGAAAATTTCAATCTTCTTTTGGGAGAGCCTGTTGCCGAAGAAATAAAAAAACGTATTGGTTCGGCAGGAGAGCTAAAAGATAAGTTAGATATGGAAATGCGCGGTAGGGATCTCGTTTCCGGGTTGCCCAAGGAAATTATGGTTACTGACGGGCAAATACGTGAAGCCTTGTCTCGTTCAGTAAAAATTATTATTGAAAATATCAAAGCGGCGTTAGAGATAACCCCGCCTGATTTGGTGGCTGATATTTATGAGAGAGGTATGGTTTTGACTGGTGGCGGAGCATTACTAAAAAATTTAGATAAAATAATTTCTAAAGCGACTCAGATACCCGTACGCGTGGCTGACGACCCGTTAACTTGCGTAGCTCGCGGAACGGGAATGATTTTAGAAGATTTGGAAAACCTCAAAGATCTGTTGATCCCCTTGACCACCGATGAATAA
- a CDS encoding aminoacyl--tRNA ligase-related protein: protein MLQSKLFTKTLKDAPKDESSINAQYLIRGGFINKEMAGVYSYLPLGLRTLNNICHIIREEMNAAGGQEIYMTVLQDKETWEKTGRWSDEVVDNWFKTSLKNGTELGLGFTHEEAIAKIMKNYISSYKDLPFYAYQIQNKFRNEARAKSGLMRGREFLMKDLYSFSKSKEEHELFYEKMKDVYMRVFSRLGMGGRTYVTISSGGSFSKYSYEFQTLCEAGEDSIYIIDEAKKIAVNKDDFNQEVIADFGLKSDYKDWVEKKSIEVGDIYSLGYKYSEAFNLTYKNEAGENQMVYMGSYGMSPSRLMATVVELNHDDKGVIWPIAVAPFHVHLIGLNLDSEEIKTKAMAVYDDLQKKRIEVIFDDRIDVSAGVKFAEADLLGMPFRAVISAKTGNKIEVKERGKKEVELIELPQLIERIKSKI from the coding sequence ATGTTACAGTCAAAGCTTTTTACTAAGACGTTAAAAGACGCGCCAAAAGATGAGTCCTCAATTAATGCGCAATACTTGATTCGCGGTGGTTTTATTAATAAAGAAATGGCGGGGGTGTATTCTTATTTGCCGCTAGGTTTACGAACATTAAATAATATTTGTCATATTATCCGTGAAGAAATGAATGCCGCTGGTGGGCAGGAAATATACATGACTGTTTTGCAAGATAAAGAAACTTGGGAAAAAACCGGACGCTGGAGCGATGAAGTGGTTGATAATTGGTTTAAGACTTCCTTGAAAAATGGTACTGAATTGGGTTTGGGTTTCACCCATGAGGAGGCGATCGCTAAAATCATGAAAAATTATATTTCTTCGTACAAGGATTTACCTTTTTACGCTTATCAAATACAAAATAAATTTAGAAATGAGGCTAGAGCTAAATCCGGTTTAATGCGCGGGCGAGAATTTTTAATGAAAGACCTTTATTCTTTTTCTAAAAGTAAGGAGGAGCATGAATTATTTTATGAAAAGATGAAAGATGTATATATGAGAGTATTTTCTCGTTTAGGAATGGGCGGCAGGACCTATGTTACTATTTCCTCTGGTGGTTCTTTTTCTAAATATTCTTACGAATTCCAAACGCTTTGCGAGGCGGGCGAGGATTCAATTTATATTATCGACGAGGCTAAAAAAATTGCCGTTAATAAAGATGATTTTAACCAGGAAGTGATCGCTGATTTCGGATTAAAGTCTGACTATAAAGATTGGGTTGAAAAAAAATCAATCGAAGTTGGCGACATCTATTCCCTGGGCTATAAATATTCGGAAGCGTTTAACCTTACTTACAAGAATGAGGCAGGAGAAAACCAAATGGTCTACATGGGGTCTTACGGTATGAGCCCTTCTCGCTTGATGGCAACCGTGGTCGAATTAAATCACGATGATAAAGGTGTCATTTGGCCGATTGCCGTTGCACCTTTTCACGTTCATCTTATTGGTTTGAATTTAGACAGCGAAGAGATTAAGACAAAAGCCATGGCGGTTTACGATGATTTACAAAAGAAGAGAATTGAGGTAATATTTGACGACCGAATTGATGTTTCCGCCGGGGTAAAATTTGCCGAAGCTGATTTGCTGGGAATGCCGTTTAGAGCCGTAATTTCTGCTAAAACCGGCAATAAAATAGAGGTTAAAGAACGGGGAAAGAAAGAAGTGGAATTAATAGAATTACCACAGTTGATTGAACGCATAAAGTCAAAAATTTAA
- a CDS encoding DUF721 domain-containing protein, with amino-acid sequence MDSIKNILPRVVKKAGVAKQVEASMVVNAFAQVVRGFLSSAAEKKAKALYLKDKTLTVACLSSVVAQELQLHQKKVINQVNKIMGEEIVEKLRFLS; translated from the coding sequence ATGGACTCGATAAAAAACATATTACCAAGGGTTGTTAAAAAAGCCGGAGTGGCAAAACAGGTGGAGGCATCAATGGTGGTTAACGCTTTTGCTCAGGTAGTGCGTGGATTTTTGTCTTCTGCTGCGGAGAAAAAAGCCAAGGCTTTATATCTGAAAGACAAGACTTTGACCGTGGCTTGTCTTTCTTCGGTTGTTGCTCAAGAATTACAGCTCCATCAAAAAAAGGTTATTAATCAGGTAAATAAGATAATGGGGGAGGAGATTGTGGAAAAGCTGAGGTTTTTAAGTTAG
- a CDS encoding ATP-dependent DNA helicase, whose protein sequence is METKEITKNLNLEQKEAVTYGDGPVLIVAGAGTGKTTVITQRIAWLILEGKAKPEEILAVTFTEKAAAEMEERVDQLLPYGYIDLWISTFHSFCEKILKQHALDIGLSNDFQILDDTAQWLLVRENLDRFNLDYYRPLGNPTKFIHALLKHFSRAKDEVIRPQDYLEYAEKLKINLDGMESTKGKVSVKAIRDKKKKIEEEKNDDNLEVKRINEVAEAYHVYQQLLLENNAFDFGDLINYTLKLFQDRPKILKRYQEQFKYVLVDEFQDTNWAQYQLIKLLAEPQNNVTVVGDDDQAIYRFRGASISNILEFKSDYPESREIVLTQNYRSAQIILDAAYDFIQHNNPNRLECKLNESEEILAQAKKKGVDVKRFKKIDKKLVSPTKIKGAIEHLSFKTASQEVDGVIKKILELKKADKDLLWSDFAILVRANSHAKPFNSALARVGIPFQFLALRGLYSKDIILDVLAYFNLLDNYHESPAVWRVLNFPVFNISNQDLVELSHQAYYKGWSLFESLQKAALNNKLSPKTVEEVSRILTLIERHSHLAREKTVGELLVTFLTDIGYLEYLKDHEDTVGREGLDYLRQFYNKIKAFEQESDPATLKQFMQKIRLELEAGDEGSLQLDMEAGPDVVRVMTVHGSKGLEFKYVFIVNMVQLRFPTPEREDAIEIPDELIKEVLPEGDVHLQEERRLFYVAMTRAKTGLFFTSAQDYGGARRKKMSRFLDEIGYKSEVNEDKKVIKEKIDDIKYNVTKKEKVFYLPIPKKFPFSQLSSFDKCPLQYKYAYILKIPTFGKPSFSFGSTIHNTLQKFFEKMVQGGGGQVDLFGESKNSKEPKIPSLEVLLDLYENCWIDAWYPDPDIKKKYKEKGRKILKEYYQVIKETKPQPLRLESPFVIKVGPYSISGRVDRIDQIADGVEIIDYKTGQAKTEAKDDDKNQLLIYQLAAEESFGLKPTKLTYYYIEDGKPVSFVGSVKDKNDIKERIIEIVDKIKQSDFSPTPGWPCKFCDYRNICQYRE, encoded by the coding sequence ATGGAAACCAAAGAAATAACTAAAAATCTTAATTTGGAGCAAAAAGAAGCAGTCACTTATGGCGACGGTCCGGTGTTGATTGTAGCTGGTGCTGGAACTGGTAAAACCACGGTGATTACTCAGAGAATCGCTTGGTTGATTTTGGAAGGTAAAGCTAAACCCGAAGAAATACTGGCGGTTACTTTTACGGAAAAAGCCGCCGCAGAAATGGAAGAGCGAGTCGATCAGCTTTTACCTTATGGTTATATTGATTTGTGGATTTCTACCTTTCATTCTTTTTGTGAAAAAATCCTCAAGCAACACGCGTTAGATATCGGTTTATCCAATGATTTTCAGATCCTTGATGATACGGCGCAATGGTTGTTAGTGCGGGAGAATCTCGATCGGTTTAATCTGGATTACTACCGACCGTTGGGAAATCCCACTAAATTTATTCATGCGTTACTTAAACATTTTTCCCGCGCCAAAGACGAAGTGATTCGACCGCAAGATTATTTGGAATATGCCGAAAAATTGAAGATCAATTTGGATGGTATGGAGAGTACAAAAGGAAAAGTATCGGTTAAAGCAATTAGAGATAAAAAGAAGAAAATAGAGGAAGAAAAAAATGATGATAATTTGGAGGTAAAAAGGATCAACGAAGTAGCAGAAGCGTATCATGTTTATCAGCAGTTGTTGTTAGAAAATAACGCGTTTGATTTTGGTGATTTGATCAACTATACGCTCAAACTTTTTCAGGATCGACCAAAAATTTTAAAAAGATATCAGGAGCAGTTTAAGTATGTTTTGGTTGACGAGTTTCAGGACACTAACTGGGCGCAGTATCAGTTGATTAAGCTTCTAGCCGAGCCGCAAAATAACGTTACCGTGGTTGGCGATGACGATCAAGCTATTTACCGTTTTCGCGGCGCTTCGATTTCCAATATTTTGGAATTCAAAAGTGATTATCCAGAGTCCAGAGAAATAGTGTTGACTCAAAATTATCGTTCGGCGCAAATTATCCTAGATGCCGCTTACGATTTTATTCAGCATAACAACCCCAATCGTCTAGAATGTAAGCTTAACGAGTCGGAGGAAATTTTAGCTCAAGCCAAGAAAAAAGGTGTAGACGTAAAGAGGTTCAAAAAAATTGATAAAAAATTAGTTTCACCAACTAAGATCAAAGGCGCTATCGAACATTTATCTTTCAAAACTGCCAGTCAGGAAGTCGACGGTGTGATTAAAAAGATTTTAGAATTAAAAAAAGCAGACAAAGATTTACTTTGGTCTGATTTTGCTATATTAGTTCGTGCCAATAGTCACGCCAAACCTTTTAATAGTGCCTTGGCGCGGGTTGGTATTCCGTTTCAGTTTTTGGCTTTACGCGGACTTTATTCCAAGGATATTATTTTAGATGTTTTAGCTTATTTTAACTTGCTGGATAATTATCATGAGAGTCCGGCGGTTTGGCGGGTATTAAATTTTCCAGTGTTCAATATTTCCAATCAAGATCTGGTTGAACTCTCGCATCAAGCATATTACAAAGGTTGGTCGTTATTTGAGAGTTTGCAAAAAGCGGCGTTGAATAATAAGTTGTCGCCAAAAACCGTAGAAGAGGTTAGTAGGATTTTGACTCTCATTGAGCGGCACAGTCATCTGGCGCGAGAAAAAACCGTTGGTGAGTTGCTTGTTACTTTTTTGACCGATATCGGTTACCTGGAATATCTAAAGGATCATGAAGATACTGTAGGTAGAGAGGGATTAGATTATTTACGGCAGTTTTATAATAAAATAAAGGCTTTTGAGCAGGAAAGTGATCCGGCAACACTGAAGCAATTTATGCAGAAAATTAGATTGGAGTTGGAGGCTGGCGATGAAGGGTCACTGCAATTAGACATGGAAGCCGGACCAGATGTGGTGCGGGTAATGACCGTGCATGGATCAAAGGGTTTGGAGTTTAAGTATGTTTTTATCGTCAATATGGTGCAGTTGCGCTTTCCGACTCCGGAGCGCGAAGATGCTATAGAAATACCGGATGAGCTAATAAAAGAAGTTTTGCCGGAAGGCGATGTTCATTTACAAGAAGAACGGCGGTTGTTTTATGTAGCGATGACTCGGGCTAAAACCGGATTATTTTTTACTTCAGCGCAAGATTATGGCGGGGCACGACGCAAAAAGATGTCAAGATTTTTGGATGAAATCGGTTATAAAAGTGAAGTTAATGAAGATAAAAAAGTAATCAAAGAAAAAATCGATGACATTAAATATAACGTGACAAAAAAAGAGAAAGTGTTTTATTTGCCGATTCCCAAAAAATTTCCTTTTTCGCAACTGTCATCCTTTGATAAATGTCCATTGCAGTACAAATACGCCTATATTCTCAAGATTCCTACTTTTGGTAAGCCCAGCTTTAGCTTTGGTTCAACTATCCATAATACGCTGCAAAAATTTTTTGAAAAAATGGTTCAAGGCGGCGGCGGTCAAGTTGATTTGTTTGGTGAAAGTAAAAATAGCAAGGAGCCAAAAATCCCGTCGTTAGAAGTATTACTTGATTTGTATGAAAATTGTTGGATAGACGCGTGGTATCCAGATCCTGATATTAAAAAGAAATATAAAGAAAAGGGTCGGAAGATATTGAAAGAATATTATCAGGTGATCAAGGAGACCAAGCCACAACCGTTGCGGTTGGAAAGTCCTTTTGTTATTAAGGTCGGACCTTATAGTATTTCTGGTAGAGTTGATCGTATCGATCAGATCGCCGATGGTGTGGAAATTATCGACTACAAAACCGGTCAGGCTAAAACCGAAGCCAAAGATGATGACAAAAATCAACTTTTGATTTATCAGTTAGCTGCCGAAGAGTCTTTCGGACTAAAGCCGACTAAATTGACTTATTATTATATTGAAGACGGTAAGCCGGTTTCTTTTGTTGGTTCGGTAAAAGATAAAAATGATATAAAAGAAAGAATTATCGAAATAGTCGACAAAATTAAACAATCCGATTTTTCACCGACGCCCGGTTGGCCTTGCAAATTTTGTGATTATCGTAATATTTGCCAATACCGCGAATAG
- the lexA gene encoding transcriptional repressor LexA: protein MGLTKKQQEIIEYIRDFIIAHSYSPSFREIASHFKLSSVATVAQHIEALEKKGLLRRSTNEARSIELISVESDDINITEIVNLPLMGLIAAGEPIEAIANPEPIAIPANLVLHKENSYVLQVKGSSMIEDGILDGDYVVVERNPSPNNGDTVVALLDNAYATLKRFYREVGRIRLQPANKDMDPIYVKDPLIQGVVRAVIRNYKTV from the coding sequence ATGGGTCTCACCAAAAAACAACAAGAAATAATCGAATACATCCGTGATTTTATTATTGCCCATAGTTACTCTCCTAGCTTTCGTGAAATTGCCAGTCATTTTAAGCTTTCTTCAGTAGCAACGGTTGCCCAGCATATTGAGGCGTTGGAGAAAAAGGGCTTGCTGCGTCGTTCGACTAATGAGGCCAGGTCGATAGAGCTGATTTCGGTGGAAAGCGATGATATAAATATTACCGAGATAGTTAATTTACCTTTGATGGGTCTGATTGCTGCCGGTGAACCGATAGAAGCGATAGCTAATCCCGAGCCGATAGCCATTCCGGCAAATTTAGTACTTCATAAAGAAAATTCTTATGTCTTGCAGGTAAAAGGCAGCAGTATGATCGAAGACGGGATCTTGGACGGCGACTACGTAGTGGTAGAGCGCAATCCTAGCCCTAACAACGGTGACACAGTAGTAGCGCTGCTTGATAACGCCTATGCCACACTAAAAAGATTTTATCGGGAAGTCGGCAGGATTCGTCTGCAACCGGCCAACAAAGACATGGACCCGATTTACGTCAAAGATCCGTTGATTCAGGGCGTGGTCAGGGCGGTAATAAGAAATTATAAAACGGTGTAA
- a CDS encoding MBL fold metallo-hydrolase, protein MDVIPLGAVGQVTGSCTLLVHAGSGILVDMGSQQGNVAKAYTHNSSLVHQLARLQVNLRYVLVTHSHIDHSGLLPLLRKRGFHGQVIVSSPTRELLPLMLIDSARIAKQEALWLEKHRRKLDQARRQTGDQDLRGKGKKDKPRHDRQNSKGGGMSEAIYPLYSEQDVEWLTERLVDRPPNEWKPLKGMADDMELKLLPTGHILGSVAFLIRWREGSRKRSILFTGDVGRKKNMILYPRQDFLGLPSDERFPDLVVTESTYGADRHLSFEVSKQEMIEKIRQTHDRDGKVLIAAFSLERTQELLYMLYTLREEGVIPQMPIYLDSPLAIKVSNVYSQLAGYLRELQYPDFLTNGGITQTLDKTESQQLNAKQRVIIMAASGMCDAGRIVHHLANGIDDPRNLVILTGFSVRESRGRKIAMSQKGTRLRIYGQSKIIRADVLTLFGISAHEDGPGMVDFLRQHIDEKNRVMLLHGEAENAQALRRLLIADQSSRFRDIGRRIIVPEEKEDITKIL, encoded by the coding sequence GTGGATGTTATCCCGCTAGGCGCGGTTGGTCAGGTAACTGGTTCTTGTACGCTGTTGGTTCATGCTGGCAGCGGCATACTGGTTGATATGGGGTCGCAACAGGGTAATGTTGCTAAAGCATATACCCACAACAGTTCTTTGGTTCATCAACTGGCTCGTTTGCAGGTGAATTTGAGGTACGTGTTGGTAACCCATTCACACATCGACCACAGCGGTCTTTTGCCGCTACTGCGAAAGAGGGGATTTCATGGTCAAGTGATTGTTTCTTCTCCGACTCGGGAATTGTTGCCCTTGATGTTGATCGATTCAGCCCGTATTGCCAAACAAGAAGCGTTGTGGCTGGAAAAACATCGGCGCAAACTAGATCAGGCTCGCCGACAGACCGGAGACCAAGACCTAAGAGGTAAAGGCAAAAAAGACAAGCCGCGGCACGATCGTCAAAATTCCAAGGGCGGAGGCATGTCGGAGGCCATTTATCCTCTTTATTCTGAACAGGACGTGGAATGGCTGACAGAGAGACTGGTTGATCGACCGCCAAATGAGTGGAAACCGTTAAAAGGCATGGCCGACGACATGGAGTTGAAGCTTCTGCCTACTGGTCATATTCTTGGGTCAGTGGCTTTTCTTATCCGTTGGCGCGAAGGAAGTCGTAAGCGTTCAATCTTGTTTACTGGCGATGTCGGACGGAAAAAGAACATGATTCTTTATCCGAGACAAGATTTCTTGGGCTTGCCGTCGGACGAAAGATTTCCTGATCTGGTGGTTACCGAGTCGACTTATGGAGCGGACCGCCACCTGTCGTTTGAAGTCTCAAAACAAGAAATGATCGAAAAAATTCGTCAAACACACGATCGTGACGGCAAGGTGCTGATCGCCGCTTTTTCTCTGGAGCGTACTCAGGAGCTGCTTTACATGCTCTATACGCTGCGTGAAGAAGGGGTAATACCGCAGATGCCTATTTATCTGGACAGTCCGTTGGCAATTAAAGTCAGCAACGTTTACTCTCAACTTGCCGGTTATTTGCGGGAGTTGCAGTATCCGGATTTTTTGACCAACGGCGGCATTACCCAGACCCTGGATAAAACCGAGTCGCAGCAGTTGAACGCTAAGCAGCGGGTTATTATCATGGCGGCGTCCGGCATGTGTGATGCCGGTCGAATTGTTCATCATTTGGCGAATGGCATTGACGATCCTCGTAATTTGGTGATTTTGACCGGATTTTCCGTTCGCGAATCTCGCGGTCGTAAAATCGCCATGTCTCAAAAGGGAACGCGGTTAAGGATTTACGGTCAGTCAAAAATTATCAGAGCCGATGTATTGACGCTTTTTGGCATCTCGGCTCACGAAGACGGACCCGGTATGGTGGATTTTTTGCGGCAGCATATTGATGAAAAAAACCGGGTTATGCTGCTTCATGGCGAGGCGGAAAACGCGCAAGCCTTGCGTCGTTTGCTTATCGCGGATCAATCAAGTCGTTTTCGTGATATTGGCAGACGAATTATCGTTCCCGAAGAAAAGGAGGATATAACCAAAATTTTATAA